From Ancylobacter pratisalsi, one genomic window encodes:
- the urtA gene encoding urea ABC transporter substrate-binding protein, whose translation MLNLLTQARRMAGRVAVGAAAVALAAASVPAHAQETIKVGVLHSLSGTMAISETTLKDTVLFMVQEQNAKGGVLGKKLEAVVVDPASNWPLFAEKARELLAKDKVAVVFGCWTSVSRKSVLPVFKELNGLLFYPVQYEGEESERNVFYTGAAPNQQAIPAVDYLMENEGVERWVLAGTDYVYPRTTNKILEAYLKSKGVKEEDIMINYTPFGHSDWQTIVADIKKFGSAGKKTAVVSTINGDANVPFYKELGNQGIKATDIPVVAFSVGEEELAGIDTKPLVGHLAAWNYFQSVDTPENKAFIEKWRAYTKNDKRVTNDPMEATVIGFNMWVKAVEKAGTTDPDAVIDALIGVAVPNLSGGFSAMMPNHHITKPVLIGEIKDDGQFDIVEQTPGLIVAQEWSPYLEGSKDLIADWRSPMSCGNFNVKTGKCGGAGQ comes from the coding sequence ATGCTCAACCTGTTGACCCAGGCGCGGCGCATGGCCGGTCGCGTCGCCGTTGGCGCGGCTGCCGTGGCGCTGGCCGCGGCCAGCGTGCCGGCTCACGCGCAGGAAACGATCAAGGTCGGTGTGCTGCATTCACTGTCGGGCACCATGGCGATCAGCGAGACCACGCTGAAGGACACCGTGCTCTTCATGGTGCAGGAGCAGAACGCCAAGGGCGGTGTTCTTGGCAAGAAGCTTGAGGCGGTTGTTGTCGACCCCGCGTCGAACTGGCCGCTCTTCGCCGAGAAGGCCCGCGAGCTGCTCGCGAAGGACAAAGTCGCGGTCGTGTTCGGCTGCTGGACCTCGGTCTCGCGCAAATCGGTGCTGCCGGTGTTCAAGGAGCTGAACGGCCTCCTGTTCTACCCCGTGCAGTATGAAGGCGAGGAGAGCGAGCGCAACGTGTTCTACACCGGCGCCGCCCCGAACCAGCAGGCGATTCCGGCGGTCGACTACCTCATGGAGAATGAGGGCGTGGAGCGTTGGGTGCTCGCGGGCACCGACTATGTCTACCCGCGCACGACCAACAAGATCCTTGAAGCCTATCTGAAGTCGAAGGGCGTCAAGGAAGAAGACATCATGATCAACTACACGCCCTTCGGTCATTCCGATTGGCAGACGATCGTGGCCGACATCAAGAAGTTCGGTTCCGCCGGCAAGAAGACCGCCGTTGTCTCGACCATCAATGGCGACGCCAACGTCCCGTTCTACAAGGAGCTTGGCAACCAGGGCATCAAGGCGACCGACATTCCGGTCGTGGCGTTCTCGGTGGGTGAGGAAGAGCTGGCGGGCATCGACACCAAGCCCCTCGTCGGCCATCTCGCCGCCTGGAACTATTTCCAGTCGGTCGACACGCCCGAGAACAAGGCCTTCATCGAGAAGTGGCGCGCGTACACCAAGAACGACAAGCGCGTGACCAATGACCCGATGGAGGCCACCGTCATCGGCTTCAACATGTGGGTCAAGGCGGTCGAGAAGGCCGGCACCACCGATCCGGACGCGGTGATCGACGCGCTTATCGGCGTTGCGGTGCCCAACCTCTCCGGCGGCTTCTCGGCCATGATGCCGAACCACCACATCACCAAGCCGGTGCTGATCGGCGAGATCAAGGACGACGGCCAGTTCGACATCGTCGAGCAGACGCCGGGCCTGATCGTCGCTCAGGAGTGGTCGCCCTACCTCGAAGGCTCCAAGGACCTGATCGCCGATTGGCGCTCGCCGATGAGCTGCGGCAACTTCAACGTCAAGACCGGCAAGTGCGGCGGCGCCGGCCAGTGA
- the mdoH gene encoding glucans biosynthesis glucosyltransferase MdoH has translation MSKEHTRCAEQSVCMSSEDRVAEDFFPAIVAVEGRTPTGTQSTRQLWRRRALVALLNAATYAGLVVLFVRLLAHGGFSLLDGFLLLAFCLSTPWTVLGFWNALIGLWMLHGPADAKEAVYPYAAKAADDAPITVRVAMVMTLRNEDPVRAFARLRVMHDELARSGAGDHFAWFVLSDSTQAEIAAQEEAIFADWLSSLEGGARVHYRRRTDNEGFKAGNIREFLERWGDAHDLMLVLDADSLLGAPTILRMVRIMQANPMLGILQSLVVGMPSRSPFARIFQFGMRHGMRSYTMGASWWAGDCGPYWGHNAVIRIAPFKAHCELPRLPGRGPLAGAVLSHDQIEAVLMRRAGFEVRVLPEESESFEENPPHLTEFTRRDLRWCQGNMQYWRLLAMPGLLPMSRFQIAWAILMYVGAVAWIAFMVLAAVKLFEPVRFDEPFPAGLALTIFVATFLMSLAPKLAGLLDVLLSADERGRYGGGARLLGGTFLEFLFSVLLGPVVAFRIAIFMVGLAFGRTVTWEAQARDAERLSWRTAIAGLWPQFLFGLLIGGLLCAFAPAALVWALPVLVGLLGAIPFAVLTSDPALGRWLSGAGVCATPEEVMRAPWLAVLGGRSETV, from the coding sequence TTGTCGAAGGAGCACACCCGGTGTGCGGAGCAGAGTGTCTGTATGAGTTCGGAAGATAGAGTTGCCGAAGACTTCTTTCCGGCCATCGTCGCGGTAGAGGGACGTACGCCGACCGGGACGCAGTCCACGCGGCAGCTCTGGCGCCGGCGGGCTCTCGTCGCCCTGCTCAATGCCGCCACCTATGCCGGGCTGGTCGTGCTGTTCGTCAGGCTGCTCGCGCATGGCGGCTTCTCGCTGCTCGACGGGTTCCTGCTGCTGGCCTTCTGCCTCTCCACGCCATGGACGGTTCTCGGGTTCTGGAACGCGCTGATCGGGCTCTGGATGCTGCATGGCCCCGCGGACGCGAAGGAGGCGGTCTATCCCTACGCCGCGAAGGCCGCCGACGACGCGCCGATCACCGTTCGCGTGGCGATGGTGATGACGTTGCGCAATGAAGATCCGGTGCGGGCCTTCGCGCGTCTGCGTGTCATGCACGACGAACTCGCGCGCAGCGGGGCCGGCGATCATTTCGCGTGGTTCGTGCTCTCGGACAGCACGCAGGCAGAGATCGCGGCGCAGGAGGAGGCGATCTTCGCGGACTGGCTGTCGAGCCTTGAGGGCGGTGCGCGGGTGCACTATCGGCGCCGCACCGACAATGAGGGCTTCAAGGCCGGCAATATCCGGGAGTTTCTTGAACGTTGGGGCGATGCCCACGACCTGATGCTGGTGCTCGACGCCGACAGCCTGCTCGGCGCGCCGACCATTCTGCGCATGGTGCGGATCATGCAGGCCAATCCGATGCTCGGCATCCTGCAGAGCCTGGTTGTCGGCATGCCGTCCCGCTCGCCCTTCGCGCGGATCTTCCAGTTCGGCATGCGGCACGGCATGCGTTCCTACACCATGGGCGCGTCCTGGTGGGCCGGGGATTGCGGCCCGTACTGGGGGCACAATGCGGTGATCCGCATCGCCCCGTTCAAGGCCCATTGCGAGCTTCCCCGCCTGCCCGGACGCGGCCCGCTGGCGGGTGCGGTGCTCTCCCACGACCAGATCGAGGCGGTACTCATGCGCCGTGCCGGCTTCGAGGTGCGGGTGCTGCCGGAGGAGAGCGAGAGCTTCGAGGAAAACCCGCCGCATCTGACCGAGTTCACACGGCGCGACCTGCGCTGGTGCCAGGGCAACATGCAGTACTGGCGCCTGCTCGCCATGCCCGGCCTGCTGCCGATGAGTCGCTTTCAGATCGCCTGGGCGATCCTGATGTATGTTGGCGCGGTGGCGTGGATCGCGTTCATGGTGCTCGCCGCGGTCAAGCTGTTCGAGCCCGTTCGCTTCGACGAGCCGTTCCCCGCAGGCCTCGCGCTGACGATCTTCGTCGCCACCTTTCTCATGAGCCTTGCCCCCAAGCTCGCCGGCCTGCTGGACGTGCTGTTGAGCGCGGATGAGCGGGGGCGTTATGGCGGCGGGGCCAGACTGCTGGGCGGCACGTTCCTCGAATTCCTGTTCTCCGTGCTGCTGGGGCCCGTGGTCGCCTTCCGCATCGCGATCTTCATGGTCGGCCTGGCCTTCGGCCGGACGGTGACCTGGGAAGCGCAGGCGCGAGACGCCGAGCGGCTGTCCTGGCGCACCGCGATCGCGGGGCTGTGGCCGCAGTTCCTTTTCGGGCTGCTGATCGGCGGTCTCCTGTGCGCGTTCGCGCCGGCGGCGCTGGTCTGGGCGCTGCCCGTGCTGGTGGGGCTGCTCGGCGCCATACCCTTCGCCGTGCTGACCTCGGATCCCGCCCTTGGACGCTGGCTGAGCGGCGCGGGCGTGTGTGCGACGCCGGAGGAAGTGATGCGCGCGCCCTGGCTCGCCGTGCTGGGTGGCAGGTCCGAAACCGTGTGA
- a CDS encoding dehydrogenase, producing MPQPDYRSVQQLWCVAPGHYELKPAPLGEAGADMLSVRTLASAVSRGTERLVLEGAVPPSEYQRMRGPFQNGEFPFPVQYGYQSVGIVEAGPAAWIGRTVFALYPHQDLYLLPVASAMPVPEGVPPERATLAANMETALNAMWDAGAGPGDRITIVGGGVVGLLLTALAAALPGADVTLVDVEPGRSALAQSFGAAFAAPDAIRDDADIVFHTSASAAGLKTALAAGGFEARIVELSWYGNRPPSIPLGESFHSRRLQLIGSQVGSVSPLRRPRWPHARRLAKALALLDDPRFDRLVTHVIPFAQAPARLPHLLTHEEDALAILLDYR from the coding sequence ATGCCACAACCGGATTACAGATCGGTGCAGCAGCTCTGGTGCGTGGCACCGGGGCATTATGAGCTGAAGCCTGCCCCGCTCGGCGAGGCGGGTGCAGACATGCTGAGCGTGCGCACGCTCGCCTCCGCTGTCAGCCGGGGCACGGAGCGGCTCGTCCTCGAAGGTGCCGTTCCCCCCAGCGAATATCAGCGGATGCGCGGCCCGTTTCAAAACGGCGAGTTCCCCTTTCCGGTGCAGTATGGCTACCAGAGCGTGGGAATCGTCGAAGCCGGTCCCGCCGCGTGGATCGGCCGGACCGTGTTCGCGCTTTACCCGCATCAGGACCTCTATCTCCTTCCCGTCGCGTCGGCGATGCCGGTGCCCGAAGGCGTTCCCCCCGAGCGCGCGACGCTGGCGGCGAACATGGAAACGGCCCTCAACGCCATGTGGGACGCCGGCGCGGGCCCCGGCGATCGCATCACGATCGTCGGTGGCGGCGTGGTCGGGCTGCTCCTGACCGCGCTGGCGGCCGCGCTGCCGGGGGCGGATGTCACGCTGGTCGATGTGGAGCCGGGCCGGTCGGCACTGGCGCAGAGCTTCGGTGCCGCCTTCGCCGCGCCGGACGCGATCCGTGACGATGCCGACATCGTGTTCCACACCAGCGCCAGCGCCGCCGGCCTGAAGACCGCGCTCGCGGCCGGCGGGTTCGAGGCACGCATCGTGGAACTGAGCTGGTATGGGAACCGCCCGCCTTCCATTCCGCTGGGGGAAAGCTTCCACAGCCGCCGCCTGCAACTGATCGGTTCGCAGGTCGGCTCCGTATCTCCCCTGCGTCGGCCCCGATGGCCGCACGCCCGGCGGCTCGCCAAGGCCCTCGCGCTGCTGGACGATCCGCGCTTCGACCGGCTGGTCACGCATGTCATACCGTTCGCGCAGGCGCCGGCCCGGCTGCCGCACCTGCTGACCCATGAGGAGGATGCCCTGGCGATCCTGCTCGATTACCGATGA
- a CDS encoding 6-pyruvoyl trahydropterin synthase family protein → MYCVEVRDRIMIAHSLPDPFFGPAQGMHGATFVVDVAFFRETLTTKNVVVDIGAALDVLKTTLQPLAYQNLDTLPVFAGTLTTTEFLARHIFDAMATAARSGALGEDGAGLSKIRVTLHETDLARASYEGSLG, encoded by the coding sequence ATGTACTGTGTCGAGGTTCGCGATCGCATCATGATCGCCCATTCGCTGCCCGATCCGTTCTTCGGCCCGGCTCAGGGAATGCACGGCGCGACCTTCGTCGTCGACGTCGCCTTCTTTCGCGAGACCTTGACCACGAAGAACGTCGTGGTGGACATCGGCGCCGCGCTCGACGTGCTGAAGACAACGCTTCAGCCCCTCGCCTACCAGAATCTCGACACCCTGCCGGTCTTTGCCGGCACGCTCACCACGACCGAGTTTCTGGCCCGGCACATCTTCGATGCCATGGCCACCGCCGCCCGTTCCGGCGCGCTGGGCGAGGACGGCGCGGGGCTCTCGAAGATCCGCGTTACACTCCATGAGACGGATCTGGCGCGCGCCAGCTATGAGGGTAGCCTCGGCTGA
- a CDS encoding glycosyltransferase family 4 protein has product MTNFAFAIPGDLGLATGGYAYDRRVITECRNAGWDVTHLALPGGFPFPSPEELAQSRKLLHALPEGQAVLVDGLALGVLPATMLRALRRPLAALVHHPLALETGLDDALRSQLVASERAALAEASIVIATSPATARLLEQDFGVARSKLVVALPGTDPASRAHGGGTSARLLSVGAVIPRKAYGVLVEALARLTTRDWTCHIVGATDRDRQETRALEQRIAARGLTDRISLTGALPAHALVEEFAAADLFVSASLFEGYGMGLTEALACGLPIVATDTGAIPDTVPRGASLLVPANDAANLAEAIGLLLDEPDRRRRMADEAWRHAQALPRWSQTADAIMTALKEMPR; this is encoded by the coding sequence GTGACCAACTTCGCCTTCGCCATTCCCGGCGATCTTGGCCTGGCCACAGGCGGCTATGCCTATGACCGGCGGGTGATCACCGAGTGCCGGAACGCGGGATGGGATGTGACGCATCTCGCCCTGCCCGGCGGGTTTCCCTTTCCCTCACCGGAAGAGCTGGCACAGAGCCGGAAGCTCCTCCATGCGCTGCCGGAAGGACAGGCGGTTCTGGTCGACGGACTGGCCCTCGGCGTCCTGCCGGCGACGATGCTGCGTGCGCTCCGGCGTCCACTCGCGGCGCTGGTTCATCACCCGCTGGCGCTGGAAACCGGCCTTGACGACGCGCTGCGCTCGCAGCTCGTCGCGAGCGAACGGGCCGCGCTGGCCGAAGCCTCCATTGTCATCGCGACCAGCCCCGCGACCGCGCGCCTGCTGGAACAAGACTTCGGCGTTGCGCGGAGCAAGCTGGTGGTCGCGTTGCCCGGCACCGATCCGGCGTCCCGCGCGCATGGCGGCGGAACATCTGCCCGCCTGCTCTCGGTCGGCGCCGTGATCCCGCGCAAGGCCTATGGCGTGCTGGTGGAGGCGCTGGCCCGGCTGACCACGCGGGACTGGACCTGTCACATCGTCGGCGCAACGGACCGCGACCGGCAGGAAACGCGCGCGCTTGAGCAGCGCATCGCGGCGCGCGGCCTCACCGACCGCATAAGCCTCACCGGCGCGCTCCCGGCGCACGCGCTCGTCGAGGAGTTCGCGGCCGCCGACCTCTTCGTCTCGGCCTCGCTCTTCGAGGGCTATGGCATGGGCCTCACCGAGGCACTCGCGTGCGGTCTTCCGATCGTCGCCACCGATACCGGTGCCATTCCCGACACCGTGCCCCGGGGCGCCTCGCTGCTGGTGCCCGCCAACGACGCCGCCAACCTCGCCGAAGCCATCGGTCTGCTGCTGGACGAGCCGGACCGCCGCCGCCGGATGGCGGACGAGGCGTGGCGTCACGCGCAGGCGCTTCCGAGATGGTCGCAGACCGCCGACGCCATCATGACCGCCTTGAAGGAGATGCCCCGATGA
- a CDS encoding class I SAM-dependent methyltransferase, whose translation MSGFDADWLALREPVDHASRNKEVGEQVRRHFQDRPSLAIVDLGCGTGSNLRALAPLLPALQRWHLIDGDDALLSKARRVLGGWADRASETATGIRLHKDGREIDVRFECADLTVRDLDFSDVGAELVTCAALFDLVSAPWLERLVARSAHRRLPLYAVLNYDGAARWRPDDPLDARVIAAFNRHQRGDKGFGPALGPTASATLGQILSRHGYAIWSGDSPWQLTRNEAGLIAALTDGFAGAATEIEPEGRQAFADWASARAKAEAVTIGHQDLFARA comes from the coding sequence ATGAGCGGGTTCGATGCCGACTGGCTGGCGCTGCGTGAACCTGTCGACCACGCCTCGCGCAACAAGGAGGTTGGCGAGCAGGTGCGCCGCCATTTCCAGGACCGCCCGTCCCTCGCCATCGTCGATCTGGGTTGCGGCACCGGCTCCAACCTGCGCGCGCTCGCTCCCTTGCTCCCCGCCCTGCAGCGCTGGCATCTGATCGATGGCGACGACGCGCTGCTGAGCAAGGCTCGCCGTGTCCTTGGCGGGTGGGCCGACCGCGCGAGCGAGACCGCCACCGGCATCCGGCTCCACAAGGACGGGCGGGAGATCGACGTCCGCTTCGAATGCGCCGACCTGACCGTCCGCGATCTCGACTTCAGCGATGTCGGCGCCGAACTCGTGACCTGCGCCGCGCTGTTCGACCTCGTCTCCGCGCCGTGGCTGGAGCGCCTCGTCGCCCGCTCGGCGCACCGCCGGCTGCCGCTTTATGCCGTGCTGAACTATGACGGCGCCGCGCGCTGGCGACCCGACGACCCGCTCGACGCGCGGGTCATCGCCGCCTTCAACCGGCACCAGCGCGGCGACAAGGGATTCGGGCCGGCGCTCGGGCCCACTGCCAGCGCCACGCTTGGCCAGATCCTGTCACGGCATGGCTACGCGATATGGTCGGGCGACAGTCCATGGCAGCTGACACGGAACGAGGCCGGCCTCATCGCCGCCCTCACCGACGGCTTCGCCGGCGCCGCCACCGAGATCGAGCCGGAGGGGCGGCAGGCGTTTGCGGACTGGGCGTCGGCGCGCGCAAAGGCCGAGGCGGTGACAATCGGCCATCAGGACCTGTTCGCGCGCGCCTGA
- a CDS encoding cytochrome b — MPPSDARKAAPVAAPVRYSAAARWLHWVVAAFVVCLIPLGIYMVARGEATNFDAVTGTLYSLHKLFGFIVLWFILLRVLVRLQRAAPPPVATLTPLERVASHVVHGALYIMLVTVPLLGWAGISAYPALDVFGLFNLPAILSPDQELANRILGNHKLAALLLGGLALVHIAAALRHRFLKRDGVFQRMWPPN; from the coding sequence ATGCCGCCCTCTGATGCGCGCAAGGCCGCGCCGGTTGCCGCGCCGGTCCGCTACAGCGCCGCCGCCCGCTGGTTGCACTGGGTGGTGGCGGCGTTCGTCGTGTGCCTGATCCCGCTCGGGATCTACATGGTCGCGCGCGGCGAGGCGACGAACTTCGATGCCGTGACCGGCACGCTCTACAGCCTGCACAAGCTGTTCGGCTTCATCGTGCTGTGGTTCATTCTACTGCGCGTGCTGGTGAGACTGCAGCGCGCCGCGCCGCCCCCGGTCGCCACGCTCACCCCGCTGGAGCGCGTGGCCTCGCATGTGGTCCATGGCGCGCTCTATATCATGCTGGTCACGGTGCCCCTGCTCGGCTGGGCGGGGATTTCGGCCTATCCCGCGCTGGACGTGTTCGGGCTGTTCAACCTGCCGGCCATCCTGTCGCCCGATCAGGAACTGGCGAACCGCATACTCGGCAATCACAAGCTGGCGGCGCTGCTTCTGGGAGGGCTGGCGCTGGTGCATATCGCGGCCGCCCTGCGCCATCGCTTCCTCAAGCGCGACGGCGTGTTCCAGCGGATGTGGCCGCCGAACTGA
- a CDS encoding RibD family protein — translation MNRRDVPTDPLSALYEPILQHRGPAPFVIAQLGQSLDGRIATPTGKSRDINGSSGLDHLHRLRSVVDVVVVGVGTVVADDPQLTTRRVPGRSPVRAVIDRSGRSARDSKWLRADGCQRIVFSENADGWPDEVERIGTEQDPDIFEPARLLAALAQRGHRTILIEGGSCTISRFIDAGLVNRLHMCLAPIILGSGRPGLALKPIDELDDALRPQARTYFLDDGNILYDCDLNSHMRGGTHAAL, via the coding sequence TTGAATCGTCGCGATGTACCGACCGATCCGCTTTCCGCTCTCTACGAGCCGATTTTGCAGCATCGAGGGCCAGCGCCGTTCGTCATCGCCCAGCTGGGGCAGTCGCTTGACGGGCGCATCGCCACGCCGACGGGAAAGTCGCGCGACATCAACGGCTCGTCCGGTCTCGACCATCTTCATCGCCTGCGCTCGGTCGTCGACGTGGTCGTGGTCGGTGTCGGTACCGTCGTGGCCGACGACCCGCAGCTCACCACGCGCCGCGTGCCGGGACGCAGCCCGGTGCGGGCCGTGATCGACCGCAGCGGGCGATCCGCGCGCGATTCCAAGTGGCTGCGTGCGGATGGCTGTCAGCGCATCGTGTTCTCGGAGAACGCAGATGGCTGGCCGGACGAGGTCGAGCGCATCGGCACCGAGCAGGACCCGGACATCTTCGAGCCCGCAAGGCTGCTCGCCGCGCTGGCGCAGCGGGGCCACCGCACGATTTTGATCGAGGGCGGCTCCTGCACCATCTCGCGCTTCATCGATGCCGGCCTCGTCAATCGCCTCCACATGTGCCTCGCGCCGATCATCCTGGGGTCAGGCCGTCCGGGGCTGGCGCTGAAGCCGATCGACGAACTCGACGACGCGCTTCGGCCGCAGGCGCGTACCTACTTCCTCGATGACGGCAATATTCTCTATGATTGCGATCTGAACAGTCACATGCGGGGAGGAACGCATGCCGCCCTCTGA
- a CDS encoding DUF1513 domain-containing protein, with protein sequence MGILDLSRRTLLSRFGGLAMAPRVLFGGAAHAQDHRLEAEWLATAGVEGGFAPVMLSPDFSATQVKAGVQRLHWVEPNPDGRTAIAVARRPGTTAVLFARHSGTVLATFEPGADRVFSGHGRFIEGGRRFLAVEIERESGKGIVTRRVVEADFAIEAEWASSGIGPHDMLPAGGVLVVANGGIEPHTPEALGAEIAGASIARLDTETGAVRSVAELEPDFASLSLRHLSSGHDGLTVVAAQDLLADGEARPLVFAVEGERLRAFEAPDEEWRQLRTYVGSVAVDASGAYVAAASPRGNRVAIWKRDGHFLGSLPLVDGCGLAPTREAGQFLATSGLGEVALLKADDEGVGVIARRSGGPRFDNHAALAVN encoded by the coding sequence ATGGGTATTCTCGATCTCTCCCGCCGCACTCTGCTGAGCCGGTTCGGTGGTCTTGCGATGGCGCCGCGGGTGCTTTTCGGCGGGGCCGCGCACGCGCAGGATCATCGGCTTGAGGCCGAATGGCTGGCGACCGCCGGCGTCGAGGGCGGCTTCGCGCCGGTCATGCTCTCCCCCGACTTCAGCGCCACCCAGGTCAAGGCCGGCGTGCAGCGTCTGCACTGGGTCGAGCCGAACCCGGACGGGCGCACGGCGATTGCCGTGGCGCGCCGTCCCGGCACCACGGCGGTGCTGTTCGCGCGCCATTCCGGCACCGTCCTCGCCACCTTCGAGCCGGGAGCGGACCGGGTGTTCTCCGGCCATGGCCGCTTCATCGAGGGCGGGCGGCGCTTTCTCGCGGTGGAAATCGAACGCGAGAGCGGGAAGGGCATCGTGACCCGGCGCGTTGTCGAGGCCGATTTCGCGATTGAAGCCGAATGGGCCTCCTCCGGCATCGGCCCGCACGACATGCTGCCCGCCGGCGGCGTTCTGGTGGTGGCGAATGGTGGTATCGAGCCCCATACCCCGGAGGCGCTCGGCGCGGAGATTGCCGGCGCGAGCATCGCCCGGCTCGATACCGAGACCGGGGCGGTGCGCTCGGTGGCCGAGCTGGAACCGGATTTCGCCTCGCTGTCGCTGCGCCATCTCTCCAGCGGCCACGACGGCCTGACCGTCGTCGCCGCCCAGGATCTTCTGGCCGATGGCGAGGCCCGCCCGCTGGTCTTCGCGGTGGAGGGGGAGCGGCTGCGCGCCTTCGAGGCGCCCGACGAGGAATGGCGGCAGTTGCGCACTTATGTCGGCTCGGTCGCGGTCGATGCGTCGGGCGCCTATGTGGCGGCGGCAAGCCCGCGCGGCAATCGCGTCGCGATCTGGAAGCGGGACGGTCACTTTCTCGGCTCGCTGCCGCTGGTGGATGGCTGCGGCCTGGCGCCGACGCGCGAGGCCGGGCAGTTTCTGGCGACCAGCGGGCTGGGCGAAGTGGCGCTCCTTAAGGCCGATGACGAAGGCGTGGGCGTCATCGCCCGCCGTTCGGGCGGACCGCGCTTCGACAACCACGCGGCACTGGCCGTGAACTGA
- a CDS encoding imelysin family protein, whose amino-acid sequence MSRSPFALGLALLGQIGQAAQGVPAVAAATTFLTGVFATRAHATAVSAPDVVEQWLLPRYDKLAADAQAQLVAWEGFCKAPSKEGVKELKARFDALSLDWSGVEFITFGPVMLSLRADRFNLFPERRNAVGRSVAELISDETDERLQPKRFFRLSAAAQGLPAMERLLYDEGADAALLSGPEAGRRCALGLAIAGNLAKLSGELREGWGDRSTALLGQLYAGKSDPVFFPDPNALLSQMVTDLAGAYQRVVDQRLLVVLGKNINEAKPLISDRRRSGLSKATIVAVVTSAGALGERLAQGLDPKSQQAIATVMNGAVTAAKALPEDIGAAAETEAGRKQIETAIAAFKAAQASVADPLAAGLGVPLGFNALDGD is encoded by the coding sequence ATGAGCCGTTCTCCCTTTGCGCTGGGACTGGCGCTGCTGGGCCAGATCGGGCAGGCCGCGCAGGGCGTTCCCGCCGTGGCTGCCGCGACGACGTTCCTCACGGGTGTGTTCGCGACGCGGGCCCACGCCACCGCCGTCTCGGCGCCCGATGTCGTCGAGCAGTGGCTGCTGCCGCGCTACGACAAGCTGGCGGCGGACGCGCAGGCGCAGCTCGTGGCGTGGGAAGGCTTCTGCAAGGCGCCATCGAAAGAGGGCGTGAAGGAACTCAAGGCGCGTTTCGATGCGCTGTCGCTCGACTGGTCCGGCGTCGAATTCATCACCTTCGGTCCGGTGATGCTGTCGCTGCGGGCCGACCGGTTCAACCTGTTCCCGGAACGGCGCAATGCCGTCGGCCGCTCGGTGGCGGAGCTTATCAGCGACGAGACCGATGAGCGGCTCCAGCCCAAGCGCTTCTTTCGCCTGAGCGCGGCGGCGCAGGGGCTGCCGGCCATGGAACGCCTGCTCTATGACGAGGGCGCCGACGCCGCGCTCCTTTCCGGCCCGGAGGCGGGCCGCCGCTGTGCGCTCGGTCTCGCCATCGCCGGCAATCTCGCGAAACTGTCCGGTGAACTGCGCGAGGGCTGGGGCGACCGGTCGACGGCACTGCTCGGCCAGCTCTATGCGGGAAAATCCGACCCGGTGTTCTTTCCCGATCCGAATGCGCTGCTCAGCCAGATGGTGACGGATCTTGCCGGGGCCTATCAGCGCGTCGTCGACCAGCGGCTTCTCGTGGTGCTCGGCAAGAACATCAACGAGGCGAAGCCGCTCATTTCCGACCGCCGGCGCAGCGGGCTGTCGAAGGCGACGATCGTGGCGGTGGTGACCAGTGCCGGGGCACTGGGCGAGCGCCTCGCCCAAGGCCTTGATCCGAAGTCCCAGCAGGCGATCGCGACGGTGATGAACGGCGCCGTCACGGCCGCCAAGGCATTGCCCGAGGACATTGGCGCGGCAGCGGAAACGGAGGCCGGGCGCAAGCAGATCGAGACCGCGATCGCCGCGTTCAAGGCCGCCCAGGCCAGCGTGGCAGACCCGCTGGCTGCCGGGCTTGGTGTGCCGCTCGGCTTCAACGCGCTGGATGGCGACTGA